TCTGGTATTTCACTCCATTTTTTAGGGTACTTGCTTTTGCAAGTATTCATCTCATTTTTAAATGATTCCGCAGGGAATTTTGAGATAAGCTTATTATCATTACCATCGTGAGCAAAATAATTTATAAAAGGAAGCCCTTTATGATAAAAAGAATTAATTACTTCAGACTTTTTTGTCTTTTTAGAATATATAACAAGTTTATTTAAAAGATATGAAAAAGTAATATAGTCCTTAGTTTCCCTGAAATTTGATATTCCCCAACCATAATTATTCTCATTAGCATAATTATAAACATCAAAAATATTTACTTTTTGTTCATAAATTTTATTGGGCATTTTATTCCTCCCAAAATCAAGAGAGTATTTAGCTGTAAACCCATTTTTATTGTATTCATAAATAATATCTGAATAAGGTAAACAAATTTTAATATTTCTATCTTTTATAATACATGGTGTTTCTAATGCATATTCTGAATAAAATTCATCTATCTCATTACTTTCTAAAAAACTATTTTTTTTATTTGTACTTAAATCATATTCTTGTAGCATATATTCCCTATTAGTCTCATTGTTTAGCAAAACCATTTTTCCATTCATTAATGCAATATTAGAATATAATTTATCAAGCTTTTTCTCTTCAATAAATTCCCCTAATAGATCATAAACAATAACTTTGTATGGTTTATCCGCATAAACTACAATTTGTTTGTTTACCTCATCAATTCCAAAATCAGTCAAACTAATATATTCATGAGGCCCTTTACCTATATTTTTAATTTTATAAAGAAACTTACCTTTATCACTAAAAATAAAAACACTGTTTAACTTTTTGTCGAGAATATAAATTCTATTATTGTAGAAACTTATCCTATCTATTTTTGAAATTATAGAAAATTCATTTGTTTCTAACTGTATCAAATATGAAGAAGAAAAGTATTCATCAAAGTTTCCTTCAACAGCTTCTTCGTTAAGATCTATTTTAATTGATTTAATATTATTGTTTACCAGTGGATTTACGTCATTAGATTCTTTACAAGAAATAAGGAAAAAAACAAGTATCACATAAAAGTTATTCTTCATAATTTTTTTTTAATGCTTCCATGAAATCATAATATTACATGGAAGCAAGTTAATTTTAATTAAGTAGACTGACAGCCTGGTATTGAACTTGTTACCCAACTACCCCAAGCCCCTGTTCCAGAAGTTCCAGGTGTACAAAGTGTATTTCCAGTACCAGGACAACTTACTTCTGCCGCCGCCCTAGTTCTAGTGCGCTTCTTACAATCTCCTATATTTTCTTCTTCTGATTGCGTCACTATTGTTGTAACTTTTTTCTCAGCGAAATTTCCATTTGACTCTGCATTTGCAGTAGAAATCAAATTAATAGACAAGAGATCATTAGCACCCTCTGTATTAGACTTATCTTTTAACATATCTATATTAAGGCCTATAATAAAAACCATTATTAATAACCCTAGAGCATTTAATGTTTTTTTCATTTTTTTTTATTTATTACGTTTATTTTATTATTTAACTTTAAGTCTGTCAGGCACACTACTCTTTAAATGTGTTAATACTTAACTTTATCAAGTATTAATAATCTAAATTTTTAGATTTCCTTTTATTCTTTAATTCTCTATTTCATTGGCTCTTTATTTTTGTTAAACAATTCATTTTTTGTGATTATATTTTTCATTTGTTGTTTTATTTCCTTTATTGCTGTTGATGATTTTTTTATCTCTTTGCCTAAAATTACTTTAGCTATTTTAACTGCTTTTTCCTTTTGCCCAATTTCATCATATAATTTTGCTAACAAATACAATGGGTAAAACCTAGTAGGTATCATATTAGAAGCATGTATATAGGCTATTTCTGATTCCTTATATTGTTTATTATTTTTATAAGCATCGCCTAAAGCCGTTTCTATAATAGTAGTATTTAAATGTATCTTAGCTCGTTCTAAAATTTGTATCGCTTTTTCATCTTGTTTATAAATGGATAAGGTTTTGCCGTAATTCATTAAAAACTCACCATTGTCTTTCAATTCAGGAAAAGCTTCCTCGTATGCTTCTATTGCAGTTTCATAATCTCCATATTGATAACTGTTTAAAGCGAATTGCCAATTTTTAAAGCTTTCACTTAAACTATTTATATACTTAAAGCTAAAAACTGTTATTATTAAAATACAACCAACCACTAAAGTTTTTAGAGAAATTATTATAGGAACATTTACTTTAAAATTTTGAAATAGCTTTGTTTTATTTTGGTCCAACTTAGCAAGACCTGATAATAAAATAACCATGATAAGTTTAATAGGTAGAATTTCCATGGGATAAGAAAAGAAGGCAAATACACCAATAGTTAGTAAGCTTATTTTTATTATAATACCTAACTCATTCCTTTCTTTTACATCTGCCGTTTTGATTTTGATAATAAAAAACAAAACAAACAGTAATATTATGAAACCAAATACGCCTTGTTCGGTTATAAATTGAATGAATTCATTGAAGGCATAATAAGTATTATCAGCTACTAAAGTCTCTTTAGTTTCTCCATGTTGTGAAAAATAATTAGCTTGATGGTTCATATAGTGAGCCTTAAAACGATCAAGGCCTACACCACAAACAGGATTTTCTTTTATTATTTCGGTAGAGACTTTCCAAATAAATAATCGACCATCCGAAGATCCTTGTTTAAAAAGATAAATACCTAATAGGCTTACTCCAATTATCAATATACAACCTGTGATTAAAATTGATTTTGTTAAATTGGTATATTTATTAAAAAGCCGTTTTATAACTCTATAGCGATATTCTAACAATAGGCAACTACTTATTATTACAGCTAGCCATGATCCTCTAGATTGCGATGCTGGTATAACCAATAAAATACTTACCACGCCAAACATGGGTATATAGTTAAAAATGTATTGGAACATCTTTTTTAAAAATACAGAGCCACTTTTTGATCGCATTTGCTCTATTATGTTTGCGTTAAACAAATACATTCCCAAAGTTATTGGCCATACAGCCGAAAGAAAGCCAGCATAAGGCCCTGGGTTAAAAAAACTACCTGTCATTCTAAACCCAGAATGATTAGATGGATAGTATTCCAGCAATTGTAAATTACCATATATTGCTTGGATAATTCCTGAAACGACAACCATCAATAGCAAACAAACATAATTTTTATTGGAAAGATTTCTTAAAACGATATACAAAACACCTAACCCCACTAATTCCATAAATCGGATTGAGAAACTTAAATTAGTTTGAATGACATATCTATTTAATGTAATAAATGTTAAAAAAATAAAAAGTACAATATCCAATTTAGAAGGTGAAAATGAAATAGCTTTAGTGAATACTATCTTGAGACCATATAAACATAGCAACACTAAACAACTATATTGAAAGCAAATAAACTTGCTTGTAACTGTGGGTTGTACATATCCAGATAGATTAATTTGGGGTAATACCAAGAAAAGCAAAGACACAAAAACTACAATAGCGAATTTTGGCAAACTTGTTAAAACATTTGTACTTTCCTTCATTTTGGTAAAATATGCACTCTTAAAGTTGTAATTGTTTTAGCACAATATAAATTTATATATGCTTTTTACTACGCAATAAATTACCTAAAATTGATACTATATTACCAAATCAATAAAAAATGTGAAACTTATAACTATTATAATTCGCTTTAGATAAATTTCATTAAACATTTAAGGATATAATTTTATAAAAAAGCCACTGATTTTTATCAAGTTGTCTATGAAATTTGATAGGCTCTGCCTATCGGATTTTGTAGAGCAAGAGGGTAACACGCTGCGCGATGTTACATTTACACAACAATCTGTTTTTCATCAACTTATTTACTTATCGAATTATGTTTTTCCGTGAATTTTTAGTAAAAAAGCTTTGTAACCCCTATAAAACCTAGAATCTTTTAGTAAAAAATCACGGAATTCCTAAAATTTGACCCTATTTAAGGTAATTTGATGGTATTGAACCTATGTGGTTACAAAGGCTACCGCGCTCGTTTTGGGGCGAGCTTGGTCCATTTTTAAAGTGATGGATTCCCCTCGCTCAATGTAGAACCAATACAAAAAATCGTTTTTAAAAAGCCAGACCCTAAATCCATCCCTTTAAAAACGTATGAACATATATGCCGCTGAACACCTTTACCCTTGCCGACCAAGGGCAGTGCCTTGCACGGTGTCCGTTGGCATTAATCTTGTGATTTTCTCTGGGCTTTTAGGCTTTTTGTTCCTTGTTAGAATTTCTGTGATCTTAATTTAGGAGTATAATTCGAGTGAATTATTTCTAAACAACACAACTATTGTTTTGATTCGCTGAAATTTTTGTAACTTCTCTTTTTTTGATCCGTTCCTGTAGATTGTTTATATCCTCGCTTATCTTGGTTTCCACTACCCTAGCATAGATTTGGGTCGTCGATAACTTTGTATGTCCCAAAAGCTTTGACACTGTTTCTATGGGTACGCCGTTAGACAGTAAAACAGTGGTTGCAAAGGCATGTCTGGCAATGTGGAAAGTCAGGTTATTCCTTATTCCACAAACATCGGCTATATCTCCTTTAAATACGAATTCAACTTTTGGTTTGAGATTGTTGGGAATAAGTTTTGTTTTACTGTAGTGCTTGGATTTGATTTATAAGTTTCTATAATCTTCAAGGCTTTGGTCAGTAATGGTATCTTTACTGGAACGCTCGTTTTTTCCCTTTGTGAATAGATCCATTGCTTTCCGTCTATACCTATACATAGGTTATCGGTCGTTAAATTCATGACATCGCCATAGGATAAGCCTGTATAACAACTGAACACGAACAGGTTCTTTATCAATCCCAGCCTTGGAATTGTAAATGACTTGTTCTCTATGCTTTGCAGTTCTTCCAAGGTCAGGAAGCCCCTTTCCTTCTTTTCGTATTTCGCCTCAAACTTCATGAATGGATCCTTGTCCAACCATTCCATTTTAAAGGCAAGGCTCACCATTTTCCTTAATCTTTCAATATGTTTCATAACGGTATTGTTTCCATTTTTTCCTGGTGCCTCAAAAAACGCTCAAAGTCAATGATGAACTTATATCCTAGTTCCGAGAGGTACATGTCCGTTGTCCTGTGCTTTTGCTTTAGAAAGAGAAGGATATACTTGTGTGTCGTGAAATAGTTCTTTTGTGTGCCCCATCGCAGGGTGTCCTTCATGTGGGTATTGTGGTACTCTATGATATCCGAAAGTGAATGGCGGTCTTCTTCATTACCAAGGAAATGTGCCTTAATGATGTTCGAGCTTACCTGCTTGTTACCGCTTTGCAGTTTTTGATAGCATTCAAATAGCTTGGCATTGACCTGCTCTATAAAATTGTTGAACTGTTTGTTTTCCTCGCTTAATCCTTTTAGCCTGTTCTTGTTGGTATCCCAATCTGAAATGGTTACTTTTCTTTTAAGGGAAAGTTCCGCGCGTTTGCCATTTACGGTGATTCGAGCATAGAGGGGTGCCTGTCTGTTTTTGGTATTGGCTTGCCTTAGCCAAAACAGGATACTGAAGGTGTTTGAATGTGTCATAATCTTTCATTTTTAAATTAAACATTAAAAACAAAAGTCAAATCAAGTCATTCGGTTACCTTTTTTATGGGTTTCCACGTGTGGTAACCGAATTGGTCACTTTTTTTACCAAACCAATACAAATTAAATGTGACCCTTTAAAATGCAAAAACTTGATAATCATTCGATTACCAAGTTTTTATTACTATTTGATTTCTTAAAAAGTCGGGGTGGCAGGATTCGAACCTGCGACCTCCTGCTCCCAAAGCAGGCGCGATAACCGGGCTACGCTACACCCCGTAAATATTTTCTTGTAACGGGATGCAAATATACTTTTTTATACAATAATCGCACTAAATATTCTGTTTAATTTTAAAAAAACTATTTTTAAGTTTTTTTAAACAAAATCGCTTAACCCTCTTTTTAAAATAATGGCGCAACCAAATTCTTTCATTTTAAAAAAGGCATTGTTCTTTAGTTTCTTTTTGATGACTTTTTCGCACAGCTATTGCCAACAAACTCTGAAAGGGAAAATTATTGATAGTGAAAACGGAACGCCTATTGCTAGTGTAACAATTAAAAATTCTCAAAACAATAAAATTGTAATTTCAAATACTTTAGGTGAGTTTGAAGTGCAAGAATCTGGAATTTATCAATTTATAAAGATAGGTTATCAAGAAAAAAACGAACCGTTAAATTCTGGTTTTACAATTATTCAACTGGAATTAAATCCTTCAAATTTAAAAGAGATTATAGTAACCGCAAATCATATCCCTCAAAAATTAAAAAAATCAAATACAACTATTGATATTATCACTCCTAAAGATATGGAACGTGGAAACACAACGAATGTCATGGATGTTTTAAACAGAGTTCCTAGTGTATTTATGCAATCGGGATCTTTAAATACCAATAAAATTTCCATTAGAGGTATTGGCTCAAGAAACCTATATGGAACTTCAAAAATCAGAGCCTATTTTCAAGATATCCCACTCACTTCTGGAAGCGGAGAAACAACAATTGAAGATTTTGAATTAGGTTCTATCTCTCGAATGGAAATCATCAAAGGTGCAGGTTCCAGTATTTACGGTGCAGGTTTAGGCGGCACCATCCATTTAATTCCTAAAAATGCTTCTCTAAACCAAACGGATGTTCAAAGCGATATATCTTTTGGTTCTTTTGGGCTCATGAAAGGTGTTTTAAATATTAATTATGGTGCTACAAAAAATAGTTTTAGAGCTATTTACAGTAACACCCATAGTGATGGTTACAGGGATAATAATGAATACAACCGACAAACGTTCACCATAAACTCTAATCACTTTTTAAATAATAAAGATGATATAACATTGTTAGCCAGCTATGTCGATTTAAAAGGATTTATTCCAAGTTCAATTAATGAAAATGATTATTTAAATAATCCTAAATCAGCAGCTTTTACTTGGGCACAGTCTAAAGGTTATGAAGATTCGAAACGTGGTATTATTGGTGGTTCTTGGAATCATCATTATAATAGTAACGTAAAGCAAGCAACCAGTGTTTTCGCATCTTTTAAAGAGGCTTACGAACCAAGACCTTTTGATATTTTAACAGAAAACACATCTGCTATTGGAATAAGAAGTCGAATTTTAGGTACATTCAAAAAACTAAATTGGACACTTGGCGGTGAATTATTTAAAGACTCCTATAAATCAAGAAACTTTGAAAATTTATATCAAGATTATCCCTCAGGAACTGGTAGTGTTGAAGGCGATAAATTCTCAGACTTTAAAGAAAATCGCAGTTATTATAACCTCTTTTTCGAAACCAATTACAACCTTTCGGAAAAAATGACGCTTTCGGTTGGGTTTAATTTCAATAAAACATCTTACGACTTACTTGACCGATTTGTTTCAGATGAAAACCCAGACCAAACGGGTACTTACAAATTCAAAGGTATGCTATCTCCCAAATTTGGTGTTTCACATATATTTACCGATAACATTAGTGTTTATTCCAATATAAGTCATGGGTTTTCACCACCCACAACTGCCGAAACATTACTACCAGATGGTTTAATCAATGCAAACATAAAGCCAGAAACTGGTTGGAATTTAGAAATAGGGACACGCTCATCTTTCATTAATAATCGTCTACAAATTAACTTGGCATTATACAAATTAGACGTGCGTAATCTTTTAGTTGCCAGAAGAACCGGAGACGACCAATTTATTGGAGTAAACGCTGGAAAGACCCAACACAATGGTTTGGAATTGGTTATAAAACACCAATGGCTACAACAGGAAACCGTATCACTAAATCAATATGTATCTTACACACTTAACGATTTTAAGTTTAAAGAGTTTGTTGATGATGGAAACAATTTTTCTGGAAACAAATTAACTGGTGTCCCTTCAAACCTTTTAAATACAGGCATGGATTTTGATACTCAATTAGGCATTTACACAACTATTAATTACCAGTATGTTGGACAAATTCCTATGACAGATACGAACTCGCTGTTCACTAAAGATTATAGCTTAACAAATATAAAATTGGGCTATAAACATTTTATTAATAAATGTTTTAAGGTAAACGCCTATTTTGGTTTGGATAATATTTTTAACACCCATTATGCATCGCAAATATTAATTAATGCAACTGGCTTTGGTGGTGCAGCTCCTAGGTATTATTACCCTGGAAATCCAACAAATTATTATACTGGGATTAACATAAGTTATATGTTTTAACTAAATTTATATCAAAAAACAAATATGAAACAGTTACATTTTTTATTAGCAGTAGTTTTAATCTCATTAAACGCTTGTGCTCAACAATCCGAATCTGAAGTAAAAGCCCAAGATCCTGAAAACGTAAATTATACAACAGAATTAATTGTTTCAGATATAAATATACCTTGGGGCATAGCATTTTTACCAGATAGCAGCATGCTAATAACAGAAAAAGCAGGCGAACTTATTCATTTTAAAAATGGAACAAAAACTTTAATTGAAGGGGTCCCTGAAATTTATCTACGTGGTCAAGGTGGTTTTATGGGCATCAAATTACACCCAAATTACGAAACCAATGGATGGATTTATTTCTCTTACGCTTCTGCGGAAGGTGAAGGAGAGGGTGGCAATACTGCCATTATGCGAGCCAAATTAAAAAACAACGCCTTAACTGAAAAAGAAGTGCTATACAAAGCATCACCAAACTCTAAAAAAGGACAACATTTTGGCTCTCGTATAGAATTTGATAATGATGGCTATTTATACTTCTCTATTGGAGAACGTGGTGACCGCGATGTAAACCCACAAGACATCACGCGCGATTGTGGTAAAATTTACCGACTTCATGACGATGGACGTATCCCTACAGACAACCCTTTTGTTAATTCAGAAAACGCAAAACCCGCCATTTATAGTTATGGACACAGAAATCCACAAGGATTAATAAAAAACCCAGAAACTGGAGCCATTTGGGAGCATGAACACGGGCCACAAGGTGGTGATGAAATCAACATCATCCAAAAAGGAAAAAACTATGGGTGGCCTGTTATATCGTATGGTATTAACTACAGCGGAACGTCTTTTACTGATATTACTGAAAAAGAAGGCATGGAACAACCTCTTTTTTATTGGGTACCTTCTATTGCTCCCAGCGGAATGGCATTTGTTACATCAAATAAATACCCCAATTGGAAAGGCAATTTATTAGTAGGTTCACTTAAATTTGAATATTTAGAACGTCTGGTTTTAGACAACGGAAAAGTTGTTAAACGTGAAAAACTAATAGAAAAAACAGGTCGTATTAGAGATGTTGTCCAAGGTCCAGATGGCTATATTTATGTAGCTGTTGAAGGTAAAGGCATTGTAAAAATAGTTCCTGAAAATTAAAAATAATAATTCTTTATGAAATCACTCCTATTAAGTCTATTTGTAACACTTTCAGTTATATTCTCAAGTTTTTCACAAACCAACACCAATACATTAAAATCTAGCATAGAAAGAGGTCAAGAAATCTATACCGATTTTTGTATATCATGCCATCTTCCTAATGGAAAAGGTGTTGAAAGAATTTATCCTCCACTTGCCAATTCAGATTACCTCATCAAAAACAGAGAAGCAAGTATTAAAGCTATCAAATTTGGAATGAGTGGCGACATTGTTGTTAACGGGAAAAAATACAACAGTGTTATGGCTCCTTTGGGTTTAAGTGATGACGAAGTGGCCGATGTTATGAACTACATCAGCAATAGCTGGGGCAATAAAAATGAAAAAATGGTTACTAAAGCTGAAGTTTCAAAAATCAAAAAATAAAATAACTCACAGTATTTGATTGACATTTAACTAACTTTGTAAAAGGTTAATTAAACAAAACTATTCATGCTTATTATCGGAATCGCGGGTGGAACAGGCTGCGGCAAAACAACCGTTGTAAATCAAATACTTAACGAACTCCCAGAGGGTGAAGTTGGAGTTATATCACAAGATTCTTATTATAAAGATACGACGCACTTAAGTTACGACGAACGTATTAAAATAAATTTTGACCACCCTAGATCTATCGATTTTGAGCTTTTAGAAAGTCATCTTAAAGATTTAAAAAAAGGCATTCCTATACACCAACCCGTATATTCTTTCGTTAAGCATAATAGAACGGGAGATACCATTTTTACACATCCAAGAAAAGTAATGATTGTGGAAGGTATTTTAATTTTAACCCATCCAGAATTACGCGATATGTTTGATATTAAAATATTTGTACATGCCGATACTGACGAGCGTTTAATAAGAAGATTAAAACGTGATATTTCTGAACGTGGTAGAGATTTAGATGAAGTTTTAACACGTTATCAAAACACGTTAAAACCCATGCACGACCAATTTATAGAACCTATGAAAGAGTATGCAGACATTATTATACCTAACAACAAACACAATACTGTTGCCATAGATATTGTTCGCACAATAATAAACAACAAACTATAAATGAGCATTTTAAAGCATAAAATATTCAAACCTTTCAAAAACATTTTCATACTTATACTAGCTGTATTTATTGTATGGATGTTGTTTTTTGATGCTAACTCGTGGTTAATTCATCATGAATTAAATACAGATATAGATGCTTTAGAAAGTGAAAAAGAATATTATAAAAAAGAAATTGAAAAAGACAATAAAGCTATTAAAGCATTAAGTACCGAGGAAGGTTTAGAAAAATTTGCTCGCGAAGAATACTACATGAAGCGTGACAATGAAGAAATTTACATCATAGAATACGAAGACAGTCTAAAAACTAAAAAAGATGATTAGTGGTTTGTTTGATGAATTCGATTCGGTTTCAGCAAAACAGTGGAAACAAAAAATCCAGTTCGATTTAAACGGCGCTGATTATAACGAAACGCTTATCTGGAAAAGCAACGAAGACATTTCGGTTAAACCATTTTACAATTCTGAAGATTTAAAAGAGCTTCCCGAAGTTTCAAACACCAAAGCCACTCAATGGAACATTTGCCAAACTGTTTTTGTTGCAAATATTGAAAAGTCAAACAAAAAAGCTCTCAAATCCGTTCAGCGTGGTGCCGAAAGCATCAAATTCATCATTCCAAACGAATCCATTTCTATTAAACAATTACTAGAAAACCTAGATGACATTCCTGTTTTTTTTGAACTTCAATTTCTTTCAGAAAAATTCATTGAACAAATAAATAGTATTTCCGCAAAAGCCCATATACATATTGACATAGATATTATTGGAAATTTAGCAAAAACCGGTAATTGGTTTAATAATTTAAACGACGATTTTACAAAGTTCAAAAACATCGTAAAGCAAACCCAATCTTTTAATATTAATGTTGCCCTATATGAAAATGCTGGTGCCAATATGGTACAGCAATTAGCTTATGCCCTAGCACATGCCAATGAATACTTAAATGCCCTAGATAACGATTTTAACGCTGAAACCAAACAAACTTTACAAATAACCTTTGATGTATCTGTAGGATCAAACTACTTTTTTGAAATTGCCAAACTGCGGGCTTTACGCCTACTTTGGAGCACACTGGCTTCAGAATACCAAATAAATACCCAGTGCCATATCACTGCAACGCCTACCAAACGTAATAAAACCATATACGATTACAATACCAATTTACTACGCACTACCACTGAATGTATGAGCGCGGTACTTGGTGGCGCTAATACTATTTGCAATTTACCTTATGATGTCATTTACAAAAAAGCCAATGCGTTTAGCGAACGAATGGCTCGCAATCAGCTTTTAATTTTAAAGCATGAAAGTTATTTTGATAAGATAAACAATCCTTCAGATGGAGCTTATTATATTGAATCTTTAACCAACCAACTTGCTGAAAAGTCTTTAGCCTTATTTAAAGATATTGAACGCAATGGCGGTTTTTTAAAACAATTAAAAGAAAATACTATTCAACGGAAAATAAAAGAAAGTGCTAATAAAGAACAGCAACAATTTGATACTGGTGAAACTATTTTACTAGGAACAAACAAACACCCAAACCCCAATGATGCTATGAAGGATGAATTAGAACTTTATCCGTTTGTAAAAACACATCAAAGAAAAACATTAATAGAGCCAATTATTGAAAAACGATTAGCCGAAACTCTAGAACAAGAACGCTTAAAAAATGAATAAAAGCACCTTTATATTATTTTTCCTTTTTAGTTTTTTGATACTAAGCAATACTTCATGTTTAAGCATCGCCAAAGATGTTGAAAGCTGGATAGAAGTTAGTAATATTGAAGACGTTCAAGGCAAATATCATTTTTTAACCGAAGACCAAATAAAAATTTATTTACCCGATACCTTTAAAAAATATTCAAGAGTTGGTTATGAAAAACTTTTAGACTCTTTAGCTAGTAAAAAAGATTACGAACTAGAAATTAAACGCTTGGAATTTTTACGTGAAATGGAAGGCAATTTTTATCTCTTTTTTGATGAAGAAACCCGTTCTACTTATACAATTAACACGATGCCTTATATGCCAATACATAAAAGTGATGCGCAATATATTTTAAGTATGATATCCATGAATAACGAAAAAATTTCAAAAAAAACCGATTTAGAATTCACTAAAATAACCGCCAAATATAACGCCAATAATAGTACTCAACTTTTCAAGGCAATTCATAAAATAGAAAACATAAAAAAACAACATACCAGTTTTAATTCCTCATATATAGTTTCGGCAAACAAAAAAACTATTTACATCCAACTCTTAACAGGTTTTGATGTGAATTTCGACCCATTTTTACAAAAAATGATTTTATAATGTCTAGAAAAAATCTTCAGCATATTAATCTGAAATCTGAAATCGGGAAACCGAATTTAGAAGCTTCTGAAACTTTTGTTACAGCTGAAGACATTACTATTCAATCAATTTATTCTAAACAAGACATTGAAAATTTAGAACATCTCAACTTTGCCGCTGGAATAACACCAAACCTTCGGGGGCCTTACAGCACGATGTATGTTACGAAACCGTGGACCATTAGGCAATACGCAGGGTTTTCAACCGCTAAAGAGAGTAATGCCTTTTACAGACGCAATTTAGCAGCAGGACAAAAAGGACTCTCAATTGCCTT
The genomic region above belongs to Mariniflexile litorale and contains:
- a CDS encoding O-antigen ligase family protein, coding for MDIVLFIFLTFITLNRYVIQTNLSFSIRFMELVGLGVLYIVLRNLSNKNYVCLLLMVVVSGIIQAIYGNLQLLEYYPSNHSGFRMTGSFFNPGPYAGFLSAVWPITLGMYLFNANIIEQMRSKSGSVFLKKMFQYIFNYIPMFGVVSILLVIPASQSRGSWLAVIISSCLLLEYRYRVIKRLFNKYTNLTKSILITGCILIIGVSLLGIYLFKQGSSDGRLFIWKVSTEIIKENPVCGVGLDRFKAHYMNHQANYFSQHGETKETLVADNTYYAFNEFIQFITEQGVFGFIILLFVLFFIIKIKTADVKERNELGIIIKISLLTIGVFAFFSYPMEILPIKLIMVILLSGLAKLDQNKTKLFQNFKVNVPIIISLKTLVVGCILIITVFSFKYINSLSESFKNWQFALNSYQYGDYETAIEAYEEAFPELKDNGEFLMNYGKTLSIYKQDEKAIQILERAKIHLNTTIIETALGDAYKNNKQYKESEIAYIHASNMIPTRFYPLYLLAKLYDEIGQKEKAVKIAKVILGKEIKKSSTAIKEIKQQMKNIITKNELFNKNKEPMK
- a CDS encoding TonB-dependent receptor; translated protein: MAQPNSFILKKALFFSFFLMTFSHSYCQQTLKGKIIDSENGTPIASVTIKNSQNNKIVISNTLGEFEVQESGIYQFIKIGYQEKNEPLNSGFTIIQLELNPSNLKEIIVTANHIPQKLKKSNTTIDIITPKDMERGNTTNVMDVLNRVPSVFMQSGSLNTNKISIRGIGSRNLYGTSKIRAYFQDIPLTSGSGETTIEDFELGSISRMEIIKGAGSSIYGAGLGGTIHLIPKNASLNQTDVQSDISFGSFGLMKGVLNINYGATKNSFRAIYSNTHSDGYRDNNEYNRQTFTINSNHFLNNKDDITLLASYVDLKGFIPSSINENDYLNNPKSAAFTWAQSKGYEDSKRGIIGGSWNHHYNSNVKQATSVFASFKEAYEPRPFDILTENTSAIGIRSRILGTFKKLNWTLGGELFKDSYKSRNFENLYQDYPSGTGSVEGDKFSDFKENRSYYNLFFETNYNLSEKMTLSVGFNFNKTSYDLLDRFVSDENPDQTGTYKFKGMLSPKFGVSHIFTDNISVYSNISHGFSPPTTAETLLPDGLINANIKPETGWNLEIGTRSSFINNRLQINLALYKLDVRNLLVARRTGDDQFIGVNAGKTQHNGLELVIKHQWLQQETVSLNQYVSYTLNDFKFKEFVDDGNNFSGNKLTGVPSNLLNTGMDFDTQLGIYTTINYQYVGQIPMTDTNSLFTKDYSLTNIKLGYKHFINKCFKVNAYFGLDNIFNTHYASQILINATGFGGAAPRYYYPGNPTNYYTGINISYMF
- the udk gene encoding uridine kinase; protein product: MLIIGIAGGTGCGKTTVVNQILNELPEGEVGVISQDSYYKDTTHLSYDERIKINFDHPRSIDFELLESHLKDLKKGIPIHQPVYSFVKHNRTGDTIFTHPRKVMIVEGILILTHPELRDMFDIKIFVHADTDERLIRRLKRDISERGRDLDEVLTRYQNTLKPMHDQFIEPMKEYADIIIPNNKHNTVAIDIVRTIINNKL
- a CDS encoding 6-bladed beta-propeller; amino-acid sequence: MKNNFYVILVFFLISCKESNDVNPLVNNNIKSIKIDLNEEAVEGNFDEYFSSSYLIQLETNEFSIISKIDRISFYNNRIYILDKKLNSVFIFSDKGKFLYKIKNIGKGPHEYISLTDFGIDEVNKQIVVYADKPYKVIVYDLLGEFIEEKKLDKLYSNIALMNGKMVLLNNETNREYMLQEYDLSTNKKNSFLESNEIDEFYSEYALETPCIIKDRNIKICLPYSDIIYEYNKNGFTAKYSLDFGRNKMPNKIYEQKVNIFDVYNYANENNYGWGISNFRETKDYITFSYLLNKLVIYSKKTKKSEVINSFYHKGLPFINYFAHDGNDNKLISKFPAESFKNEMNTCKSKYPKKWSEIPDNIKKIAEDINIDDNPLLIVYQFKNINN
- a CDS encoding cytochrome c; translated protein: MKSLLLSLFVTLSVIFSSFSQTNTNTLKSSIERGQEIYTDFCISCHLPNGKGVERIYPPLANSDYLIKNREASIKAIKFGMSGDIVVNGKKYNSVMAPLGLSDDEVADVMNYISNSWGNKNEKMVTKAEVSKIKK
- a CDS encoding tyrosine-type recombinase/integrase — protein: MKSKHYSKTKLIPNNLKPKVEFVFKGDIADVCGIRNNLTFHIARHAFATTVLLSNGVPIETVSKLLGHTKLSTTQIYARVVETKISEDINNLQERIKKREVTKISANQNNSCVV
- a CDS encoding PQQ-dependent sugar dehydrogenase — its product is MKQLHFLLAVVLISLNACAQQSESEVKAQDPENVNYTTELIVSDINIPWGIAFLPDSSMLITEKAGELIHFKNGTKTLIEGVPEIYLRGQGGFMGIKLHPNYETNGWIYFSYASAEGEGEGGNTAIMRAKLKNNALTEKEVLYKASPNSKKGQHFGSRIEFDNDGYLYFSIGERGDRDVNPQDITRDCGKIYRLHDDGRIPTDNPFVNSENAKPAIYSYGHRNPQGLIKNPETGAIWEHEHGPQGGDEINIIQKGKNYGWPVISYGINYSGTSFTDITEKEGMEQPLFYWVPSIAPSGMAFVTSNKYPNWKGNLLVGSLKFEYLERLVLDNGKVVKREKLIEKTGRIRDVVQGPDGYIYVAVEGKGIVKIVPEN